In a genomic window of Candidatus Rokuibacteriota bacterium:
- a CDS encoding molybdopterin-dependent oxidoreductase yields the protein MTLGVIIDGQPVEMPDGATVLDAVNRLGIALPQLCKDPDRPALGACRSCLVHVDGLRGTPAACHLPARDGMVVDTRHPEAVRTRRAVLDLTLSMLNPGTDRGGFHEVGEAAERHGLARPSFPPHHRFVVDDSKSFFVLDREACILCGRCTTACGEVQHIAAISLVGKGHDARVGVFADGLMSSSICTSCGQCVATCPTGALRPKEAPAPVAREVETTCPYCGVGCGLTLRVRRDGRLAMMADDAPGNPSSEGMLCVKGRFGTGFVHSRDRITMPMVKRDGIWREVGWEEALEAAAEGFARHLGRFGALASAKATNEDGYVIQKLARTVMGTNNVDHCTRLCHSPSVEAMLVSMGSGATSNSFQDYEESGCLMVVGSDASANHPVIAVRLRRAVSRGARLIVVNPKRVELCDQADLWLSERPGTDVALFNAMARVLLDEGLANLDFVRARTEGFEPWAASLASYTLAYAEEVTGVPAEDIARAARWYARPPFSGSCLIWGMGITQHINGTANAHALLNLALAAGQMGVPGSGISPLRGQNNVQGCGDAGCIPTNLPGYADYSPASLDRFERAWGLRPPGEKGLVVTEMVEGCLDGRIRAMYVV from the coding sequence GTGACCCTCGGCGTCATCATCGACGGCCAGCCCGTGGAGATGCCCGACGGCGCCACGGTGCTGGACGCCGTGAACCGTCTCGGCATCGCCCTGCCACAGCTCTGCAAGGACCCCGACCGCCCCGCGCTCGGCGCCTGCCGCAGCTGCCTCGTCCACGTGGACGGGCTGCGCGGCACCCCGGCCGCCTGCCACCTGCCCGCGCGGGACGGGATGGTGGTCGACACGCGGCATCCGGAGGCCGTGAGAACGCGCCGCGCGGTGCTCGACCTCACGCTCTCGATGCTCAACCCCGGCACCGACCGCGGCGGCTTCCACGAGGTGGGAGAGGCGGCGGAGCGGCACGGCCTCGCCCGCCCGAGCTTCCCACCGCATCACCGCTTCGTCGTGGACGACTCCAAGTCGTTCTTCGTCCTCGACCGGGAGGCGTGCATCCTCTGCGGCCGCTGCACGACCGCCTGCGGCGAGGTCCAGCACATCGCCGCCATCTCGCTCGTCGGGAAAGGCCACGATGCGCGCGTCGGCGTCTTCGCCGACGGCCTCATGTCGTCCTCCATCTGCACCTCCTGCGGCCAATGTGTTGCCACCTGCCCCACGGGCGCCCTCCGCCCGAAAGAGGCACCCGCGCCCGTGGCCCGGGAGGTGGAAACCACTTGCCCGTATTGCGGCGTCGGCTGCGGTCTCACGCTCCGGGTGCGCCGGGACGGGCGGCTCGCGATGATGGCCGACGATGCGCCCGGGAACCCCTCGAGCGAGGGGATGCTCTGCGTCAAGGGGCGCTTCGGCACGGGCTTCGTCCACTCCCGCGACCGGATCACGATGCCCATGGTCAAGCGGGACGGCATCTGGCGCGAGGTCGGCTGGGAGGAGGCGCTGGAGGCGGCCGCCGAGGGGTTCGCGAGGCACCTCGGCCGCTTCGGGGCGCTGGCCTCGGCCAAGGCCACCAACGAGGACGGCTATGTGATCCAGAAGCTCGCCCGGACCGTCATGGGCACCAACAACGTGGACCACTGCACGCGCCTCTGCCACTCCCCGTCGGTGGAGGCCATGCTCGTCTCCATGGGCTCGGGCGCCACCTCCAACTCCTTCCAGGACTACGAGGAATCCGGCTGCCTCATGGTCGTGGGGTCGGACGCCTCGGCGAACCATCCCGTCATCGCCGTGAGGCTCAGGCGCGCGGTGAGCCGCGGCGCCCGGCTGATCGTGGTGAACCCCAAGCGCGTGGAGCTCTGCGATCAGGCCGACCTGTGGCTCTCCGAGCGTCCCGGCACCGACGTGGCGCTCTTCAACGCCATGGCCAGGGTGCTGCTGGACGAGGGGCTCGCGAACCTCGACTTCGTGCGCGCCCGCACGGAGGGCTTCGAGCCGTGGGCGGCCTCGCTCGCGAGTTACACCCTCGCCTATGCCGAAGAGGTCACCGGGGTGCCGGCCGAGGACATCGCTCGCGCCGCGCGCTGGTATGCGCGTCCCCCCTTCTCGGGCTCTTGCCTCATCTGGGGCATGGGGATCACCCAGCACATCAACGGCACGGCCAATGCGCATGCGCTCCTGAACCTCGCGCTGGCCGCCGGCCAGATGGGTGTCCCCGGCTCCGGGATCTCCCCGCTCCGCGGTCAGAACAATGTCCAGGGCTGCGGGGATGCGGGCTGCATCCCGACCAACTTGCCGGGCTATGCCGATTATTCCCCGGCGAGCCTCGACCGCTTCGAGCGAGCCTGGGGGTTGCGGCCGCCAGGAGAGAAGGGGCTGGTGGTCACCGAGATGGTCGAGGGGTGCCTCGACGGCCGCATCCGGGCCATGTACGTGGTGG
- a CDS encoding NAD(P)H-dependent oxidoreductase subunit E, with protein sequence MTDRAPILGGFPRERSWLLPALQAVQHRERWLSPEALLAVADHLRVPRSEVYGVATQYPEFRLSEPGRRIVRVCVGVSCRVKGSLELLAALERRLSVAADSRTADGAITLERLDCAFNCAMAPVVEVDGRQLGRLAPDKQGRLLALLGSDEPPPATPLVAPAASRLAPVPAPPPGRGGARERFAALESAAAAADSPGLRLVAGVGSCGVSVGAEETLRALEAEAGRRGIEAAVVAGGCGGFCWAAPAVTVIPPNGAPVIAAGITADRVGGLLDAAAAGRLVQEPEVSAWLSGQRRVLTERCGLTDPGDIADAIRRGSYAALAEALAAGNPAEVIATVKSAGLAGRGGAYFRAAIKWEGARAAAGEPRYLIVNGEEGEPGIFKDRHLMEGDPHRLLEGALLAADAAGASRIYLYVHGEAHLSAARLEHAVGQARGWGLAGERILGSDLSVEIEIRRGAGGFVLGEESALMESIEGRRAMPRAKPPFPVEAGLWGRPTVINNVETLSAVPLILRRGAAWWTSLGRGHGTKCVGLSGHVSRPGIVELEMGATLREVLASGGGEPPGGRWLQAVLLGGPSGSLVHPRLLDEPVLPGGAVSPGSGGIVALDDSVSIRDVVLTLLDFNARESCGKCTPCREGTARLRDMLDGGLRASADELRQLCEVVRLASLCGLGQAAPLSILSALAGFPEALP encoded by the coding sequence ATGACCGACCGCGCGCCGATCCTCGGCGGGTTCCCCCGCGAGCGCAGCTGGCTCCTGCCCGCCCTCCAGGCGGTGCAGCACCGCGAGCGCTGGCTGTCGCCCGAGGCGCTGCTCGCCGTGGCCGATCACCTGCGCGTGCCCCGGAGCGAGGTGTATGGCGTTGCCACCCAGTACCCGGAATTCCGGCTGAGCGAGCCCGGGCGGCGCATCGTGCGCGTGTGCGTCGGCGTGTCCTGCCGCGTGAAGGGCTCGCTGGAGCTGCTGGCGGCGCTCGAGCGTCGGCTCAGCGTCGCGGCCGACAGCAGGACGGCGGACGGCGCCATCACCCTCGAGCGTCTCGACTGCGCCTTCAACTGCGCCATGGCGCCGGTGGTGGAGGTGGATGGCCGTCAGCTCGGGAGGCTGGCCCCTGACAAGCAGGGGCGCCTGCTGGCGCTGCTGGGATCGGACGAGCCGCCTCCCGCCACCCCGCTGGTCGCGCCGGCAGCCTCGCGCCTCGCTCCCGTGCCCGCGCCGCCGCCAGGACGAGGGGGCGCGCGAGAGCGCTTCGCCGCCCTCGAGAGCGCGGCCGCCGCTGCCGACTCCCCGGGGCTGCGGCTCGTGGCGGGCGTGGGCTCCTGCGGCGTCTCGGTCGGCGCCGAGGAGACGCTCCGTGCCCTCGAAGCCGAGGCAGGGCGGCGCGGGATCGAGGCGGCCGTGGTGGCCGGCGGCTGCGGCGGCTTCTGCTGGGCGGCGCCTGCCGTCACCGTGATCCCGCCCAACGGCGCGCCGGTGATCGCGGCAGGGATCACCGCCGACCGGGTGGGCGGCCTCCTCGACGCCGCCGCGGCCGGACGGCTCGTGCAGGAGCCCGAGGTGTCGGCGTGGCTCTCGGGGCAGCGCCGCGTCCTTACCGAGCGCTGCGGCCTCACCGATCCCGGCGACATCGCCGACGCCATCCGTCGCGGCTCCTATGCCGCGCTGGCCGAGGCCCTTGCTGCGGGCAACCCCGCGGAGGTCATCGCCACCGTGAAGTCGGCCGGGCTGGCCGGCCGGGGCGGCGCCTATTTCCGCGCGGCGATCAAGTGGGAAGGCGCCCGGGCCGCCGCCGGCGAGCCCCGGTACCTCATCGTCAATGGCGAGGAGGGCGAGCCCGGCATCTTCAAGGACCGCCACCTCATGGAAGGCGACCCGCACCGGCTCCTCGAGGGGGCCCTGCTCGCGGCCGACGCCGCCGGCGCGAGCCGCATCTACCTCTATGTTCACGGCGAGGCCCATCTCTCGGCCGCGCGCCTCGAGCATGCCGTCGGGCAGGCTCGCGGCTGGGGGCTGGCCGGCGAGCGGATCCTCGGCAGCGATCTCTCCGTGGAGATCGAGATCAGGCGCGGCGCCGGCGGCTTCGTGCTCGGCGAGGAGTCGGCGCTGATGGAGTCCATCGAAGGACGCCGCGCCATGCCCCGCGCCAAGCCCCCCTTCCCCGTCGAGGCGGGACTCTGGGGGCGCCCCACGGTGATCAACAACGTGGAGACGCTGTCGGCGGTGCCGCTCATCCTCCGCCGGGGCGCCGCGTGGTGGACATCGCTGGGACGGGGGCATGGCACCAAGTGCGTCGGGCTGTCGGGCCACGTGAGCCGCCCCGGTATCGTCGAGCTGGAGATGGGGGCAACACTGCGCGAGGTCCTCGCGTCGGGCGGCGGTGAGCCCCCCGGTGGCCGCTGGCTCCAGGCCGTGCTCTTGGGGGGCCCCTCTGGCAGCCTCGTCCACCCGAGGCTCCTGGACGAGCCCGTGCTGCCGGGAGGCGCCGTCTCCCCCGGCAGCGGCGGCATCGTGGCGCTCGACGACTCGGTGTCCATCCGAGATGTCGTGCTCACGCTCCTCGACTTCAATGCGCGCGAGTCCTGCGGCAAGTGCACCCCCTGCCGCGAGGGGACGGCGCGGCTGCGCGACATGCTGGATGGCGGTCTGCGGGCGAGCGCGGATGAGCTGCGCCAGCTCTGCGAGGTGGTGAGGCTCGCCTCCCTCTGCGGTCTGGGGCAGGCCGCGCCGCTCTCCATCCTCTCGGCGCTGGCCGGGTTCCCGGAAGCGCTGCCGTGA
- the queC gene encoding 7-cyano-7-deazaguanine synthase QueC — protein sequence MGGRAVVLVSGGLDSATALAGARAEGYACHALSFDYGQRHRRELDSARRVASALGAGEHLVLRLDLRAIGGSALTDDVPVPKGRSEAAVGAGIPATYVPARNTIFLAHALAWAEVLGAQDIFIGVNTLDYSGYPDCRPEYIEAFERMANLATKAGVEGTSRFTIHTPLIRLTKAEIVRRGQALGVDFALTWSCYEPEPDGRACGLCDSCLLRKKGFAEAGLEDPLPTAR from the coding sequence ATGGGCGGCAGGGCCGTCGTCCTCGTCTCGGGCGGGCTCGACTCTGCGACGGCGCTGGCCGGGGCGCGCGCCGAGGGCTATGCCTGCCACGCGCTCTCCTTCGACTACGGCCAGCGCCATCGCCGCGAGCTCGACTCCGCGCGTCGCGTGGCCTCGGCGCTGGGCGCCGGCGAGCACCTGGTGCTGCGGCTCGACCTCCGCGCCATCGGCGGCTCGGCCCTCACGGACGATGTCCCGGTGCCCAAGGGGCGGAGCGAGGCGGCCGTTGGCGCAGGGATCCCGGCGACCTATGTCCCGGCGCGCAACACGATCTTCCTGGCCCACGCGCTCGCCTGGGCGGAAGTGCTCGGCGCCCAGGACATCTTCATCGGCGTCAACACGCTCGACTACTCGGGCTATCCCGATTGCCGTCCCGAGTACATCGAGGCCTTCGAGCGGATGGCGAACCTCGCCACGAAGGCGGGCGTGGAAGGGACGAGCCGCTTCACGATCCACACCCCGCTGATCCGGCTCACCAAGGCGGAGATCGTCCGCCGCGGACAGGCCCTCGGCGTGGACTTCGCCCTCACGTGGTCCTGCTACGAGCCCGAGCCCGACGGCCGCGCCTGCGGCCTCTGCGACTCCTGCCTCCTCAGGAAGAAGGGCTTCGCCGAGGCCGGGCTCGAGGACCCCCTTCCCACGGCCCGCTGA